The Psychrosphaera ytuae genome includes a region encoding these proteins:
- a CDS encoding helix-turn-helix transcriptional regulator translates to MVRLSGEQRKEILAQLENDLANNVIGIGDLVKQVRTQLYGMTQTQYAKFIKISDKTLRDIEKGNTDPRVSVLNKVLAPGGFQLSVRSVRRDI, encoded by the coding sequence ATGGTTAGATTGTCTGGCGAACAACGAAAAGAAATCTTAGCGCAGCTTGAAAATGATCTTGCGAACAATGTTATCGGCATCGGCGATCTAGTTAAGCAGGTTCGTACCCAACTTTATGGTATGACCCAAACACAGTACGCGAAATTTATAAAGATATCTGATAAAACACTGCGCGATATCGAGAAAGGGAATACTGATCCTCGCGTCTCGGTCCTAAATAAAGTTTTAGCGCCTGGTGGCTTTCAACTATCCGTTAGGTCGGTTCGCCGCGATATATAA